DNA from Numida meleagris isolate 19003 breed g44 Domestic line chromosome 9, NumMel1.0, whole genome shotgun sequence:
ATGGTACTGAGATGGAAGGATGGGAAGAGGGTACGGACAGTGAGCAACCTCACACCAAGCAGCACCTACACACACAGATCCATTTTCCAATGCAGCTCACTCGATATCAAAAGGGAGTTTTGTTACGCTCGATTCTTAAACAGAATAAGACACTCCTGGCTGGCTCAGAGCACCCTCAAACTTCCTCACTGATACATCTGCACAGTCTTCTACATTCTCCTGACTGTTGCACGCTAATGTGAAGGTagtaaaaatcctttttcagtCATTAATAACCTTCAGTATGTAAAAATAGAAGGTTTTCGGGGATTTTTCGACAATGACATGGTCACTTGGCACAAAAAGTAGTATCAGTACCCATGGTCATTAATCCTACGCCACtatgaaaaacacattcttttAGAGGTTTTCACGTGGATTTAGAGGatgccaagaaaaaaatctgaaaggaacacctgaaagaaatgtaaaacaaatctCAAAACTGAAGTATCCATATGAGGActttctgcaaaacatttcaagtGTTGCAGGCTGCCATTTGCAAAGTAAGGTACACAAGGACAGGAAACTAATTTCCTGTTGTACCTTTAAGTAGCTACATTCAGTGAGGTCTAACTCATCAGCTGTCTAATATGGAAGCCGCTGACATAGATAAAATTGAAGACATTTATCTTGGCACGTGACAAAGTGTCTTATCAGCCTCATTAGTGGCTTAGTACGTCTCATCAATCTTTAGTACACCCAGTGGTAAATGCTGCATGCCTGTCATTGGATAGGAACAGGCACATACCGGAGAGGTTAGGGTGATGATCTGTGTAGTCAtgaataaattttgttttaataaaggTGTCTAATGCTCACGAAAACTGATAGCCTTGAAGAATGAGTCTTCTGTTTATCTACACAACAGGTGCAGGATAACCAGTGTCAGCAGTTGCCAAATTGTCTCAAGACACTGACTTAAAGTCACTGCATCTCTAAGCAATGTGAATGCTCAAAACCATCTGCCCCTTTTTAGCTAGACTACCAAAAGAGATCCAGTTAAGGATGTTCAAAGGATGGATGGATGTGTTGAACTGAACCGAAATCACAAAGTTCACTTTGTACAATATTGTCAAGCTGGTTAACTGGAATCAATGACGTCCACTGAAAATTTAGCTTGCATAATGGCACACTAGATCTGTAGGAAAGATAGAAGAGTCTCTCCTCCTTGTTTGATTCACATAGAAAATCCATGTTTGAGATAGCTATGCTCCACAGATTTGTTCTGGCTTATTTGATTCCACTGAAGCATGTTTTTTGCCGTACTCTAGATATTGGAAAATCCacagatgaaaaatacagttgaaTACAACATCAGCATGAGACTCTCAATTACCtactggagaaaataaaaccatagaGAATGGCCAGGGAACTGcatagcacagaaataaagggaatcagaatcattaagtgtgtacagaagaaaatcatttctttcTAGAAGCTGTAACAGAGGTTCAGTGCATTGTAATGTCTAGTCCATAAAGGTGTTCCTGCTAAGTGTTCAAAGCAGAACagtaagagggaaaaaaaaaagttgcaaaaaaatctaaaataactTTGTGAAACATGATTTCTAAGAGAAGATACTTAGCTTGTTTCCAGAATAATAAATCCATGGCTCTTTCataaagcagagagaacagGATCAGCCAGAGCATAGCAGATGTGAAATTGAAATCATAGAACCTCAGAATTATTCTCCTtatacatacagaaaataacagaaagggGCAAAAACAATCAGTTTCAAGCTTCCCAAAAAGGCTTTGGCAAAACGCTGCAGTATCTTGTGACACAGGCCAAAAACTCTCAAACATTgctgcccagaaaaaaaaataaaaaggactgGCAACAAAATACAGATGCTGACAAAGCTGGACTCGAAGAACTTGTATTTTATGTGGACCTGGTTCAAGACTCTTAATTTACTCGGAAACATTTTCAACTTGGCTAATACTCCACTCATAAAAGACTACTGTGCAACTTTATTTTACTGATACATTAatcattacagaaaagaaacatacaagtgtttcttttcaaaggctTTGCTCAGAAATATGGACTTAAAGGAAAAAGTGCTATGGCAATGAAAGCATTTGCCAATTATGAAGCAGCTCATCAGCATATTCACAGATATATATGCAAGAATCCTTAATCATAGGCTGAGACATGATTTTTCATCGATAATACAGCAGCACTGTATCAGAACGGTTGATGTACAAGCTATATCTCTGTATGAATAAGGATTTTACACATCCCAAGGCAGCTGAAGAGCAGAACAGCTCTTactgctgctgccatttcagACTCCATCAGAGAAGGTGCCTTCAGACTGTCCTCTGGAGGCTGAAGCAGTTGACATCTGCACAGCTCTCAACCTGTTTCTTATTCTCCTCTTTTTGACAGATGGCTACTGACTGCTGACCAACAATGCATGTACCTCCAAAGATACCAAGTTCTCTACATTTAAGCTGATAGTGTCAAGAGGacaaaataaacagagacaGGTAGTCAGCTTTTCAATGAGGCCACGTATTACCCAGTTGCACACCTGGAGTTACTCTCATGAAGCCTTTTCCACACTAGATAGCAATACACCTGCATTAATGTAAACactcattttaataaaatgccTTCACTCAAACTTATACTGGTGCAAGTATCCATAAACAATCAAATACATTCtcatgcttttctgtgcaagtTAATCAATTAATGACAATATCAATTAATCACCATCCTTTAAACTGGGAGCACCACAACTGGATAAACCAGGCTAGGACTGATCTAGTGTATACATGTTCCTCTACAGAACCTAGCCACTTCTCCATACATATCCAAGGATACTACCACTTCTTGCCTGGTATACTGTTTTCCCACAATGAACTATACTCCTTCCTTCCAGATATCattctttccaaaatgcagtTCTCCATTCTGTGAGCAAGCCTTGCATTCTTTGTTCGTAGATACGCAACATTCTTGTTGGCTGTattaaagcatattttatttgaatacgCCAGCACCTTAGATCACTCACTGTAACTGAGAATAGAGTTTGGAACCATCATgataaaatgaaagtaatatGGATGGCTTCCAAATTCTGGGAAGGCTTGTTCCCCAGATTCACTCTGAGAGAGAttcaatataaaaatgtaaatgagagCCAGGATTATTTATACTGAAAGATAAACAGAAGTATTACATTTCTAGCTATCAGGAGCTAATGGGAACATGCCTCTAAAATGACCTTACCTTTCATCTTCACCGAGTAAAAGGCAACAGCCTCACCATTTCTCCAAAGTATCTTGGCACACTCAGTGGCAGAGTGAGGTAGAAAGAATGTACCATTAGATGAATTCCCTTCTGGCATCCCAAAAATAATGTAGTTTAGAACAAAGAGGACAATCCTTTCTCCAAATGTTTGGACCTtagtgaagaaacaaaaacagaccaaggaaaaatgaagcacaaaactgtattttgccTTTCCTGaacaatttcaaaattaaagagGCTGTGAAGAAAGAGGTCAAGAAACACGTACCCTTAATCTGGGGAAAAAACCTCATGAATTGGTTCAGatagaataaaaacaattcttCCCAGTGTTCCACCCTTCATCCAGAGGGCACAGAATAATTTACAAACAAGTTATAAAGCTTGACATATCTCCTGTTGTCACAGAAAGGAACAACAAAGCACCAGGAAAAGTCTCTTGCTTGGAGTCACAGAGAACCAGTCACAGATTTGGAAACAACATCAAGCCAATCTAATCCTACCCgaaagagaaataaagtcaGGATTCAATGAGCTATCCTGACCACCTCTTCGCTATTGCATGTCTTGTCATGCCACCAAAAAACTTTAGTGGGCCAGGACCTTTCTGAGCAAGACAATATAGAGAAGAGAATAAATACAGAGCCTGTCCCAAGCAGCTTATAATATAAGCTTAACAACAGATGCAATTAGCTTTTATGACATGTTTCCAACCAAGACAGGCAGACAGAAGAATACAAAGGACAGCATATTGGTCATCAAGGCAAAAATGGTGCCACAAACATTTATGTTGAAAATGAGCGCTTACACAAATAATAACAATTCAACTCTCAGCAATGAGCTAGAAGGGGcaagttttttattttcagatattttttcataCTCTGTCAATACAGCAGATGCTCAAaaaactgaacatttatgaTTCTGCCCCAAGTTCTATCTTACAAGGATTTGTATCTCAAAATCCCTCCAGTTCAGttacccacaaaaaaaaaacaactaaactAATTAATTCAGTGAATAATTAACCACCATGTATAGTAGATATTAAGGAAAGATGACAAAGGAGCAGAATCATTAAGGACAAAAGCTGGACATAGAAGTTTGGGTATTAAATAGAACTGAATGAATAGCCTCGTGGCAACACAAGGCTCATACTCTTAGTTGAAAACAGATCACAGGCTATATAAATCTCTCAAATTACGAAAATATAGTTCTAAGATTATAACTAAGATcatttgtttggaaaaacaatTGCATTTATGAAATCTATTAAATAACATCTGCTTTATAAAATGACCACAATACAAGCATTATCAGAGGCAAAACAATTTCACAAATAGTTATATGAGACTTTGTTCCAAAGAGTAGTAACGCTCCCATCAGACAGTCAGTCAACCAACACTAATGTGAAGAGTACTGCTAACgtaatatttctgtttatttgatTATTCCTCTAGCAGGTAGCGAGGGTAAACTAAAACCAAGTGTGAATAAATCCCACAGAATCACAAAGTGCATGCAGAAAATTGTTTACAGAGGGTTAACGTGCATGCCTCTCTTCAGTGGGAGACATGAAGTAATTGGCGAGCCACATACCCTAGATCTCACAGGTTATATAAAGCATGAGCTATAGGGGAGCAAGGACACTTATGATTGCTTCAACTGGGAATGTCCAGAGCAAAGTCAAATGTTTAAAACAGCATCCTCACCGAAATCAACCCATCTCTAGAAGGGTCAGCCGTTTTTACAACATCTTCAACAGGCCACCATCGCTGGTTCACATAAAGTGCCAGaactacaaaaagaaagagagaggaacaCATGAACCGCAATTAAATACAAGTCTGATTCTAAACCTTTCCACAAGCAGCCCCAGATCTAATTCTCCCTCCAGCTGACTCTAGTTTGATCTGCTGTGAGACAGTAGAACAATtattatatttctatttcatcaCCATACCCCTCGATATCCGATTTTCAGTGCTGCACACGAAACAGACATCAAGAAACAGCACGTGGAGATAATATTCCTCAGAAATTGAGGCGACCTTGGTATGACAACCCGTGTGCCATATGAGTAAAGCATTTCCTGCATAGTATCTGTTCAGCAGCATATTAAGTTTGGGACAAAGAGAGCTATCTGGCTAAAGATTACATtactggattttctttctaCCTCTGTTCCCTGTCCACATGCATTCGTGCCAATACCAGCAGCCATGCCAGTAAATCACAAAAGTTTTCACATCCACCATATCAGACACCTTTTCAGCTACCCACGTGGCTGAATTTCTGTGTATCTGTGCCTTCAGAGTTGACTCCTAAATCTCTGCACGGACAGGTATCCACAACAAGTTCAGATGCACGCCGACAGGACGTGTACAGGCCCTGGTAAGTCACAATTTCAGGAGCGTTCAAGAACCCTGATACCTTTGTCTTTAAACAGAGTGCCACACATCCCTACAATTTTTATACAAAATGATACAATGTAGCAAGTACAATGCACAGAACAGCATGGAGTTCATACTTCTCCACTCCTAAGGGAGAGCACTCTCCTAAGCTATCCAAATAAGGACAAATATGAGAAAGTTAAAAACCATCTGCCAGCCAGAGACAAACTGACACATAATGAAGTGAGATGACTTTAATAGGATTCATCATTCACCTGTTTTAGCCTCAGGTTATACAAATGTCTCCGATGTGAAAAGGTTAGTTTCCCTTTTTGATTCAGAATTTACCAGCTCCCACTGGCTTTCAGGCTGGAGATTCTGCTTAGCTaacttatattttaaataaattattaaagcGTGTGCCAAAAAGCATTACACTTAACATACTGGTTTAACAATGAAGAAAGTATTGCACGCAAGGGCAGATGCCTGCTTACAGCACCAGATCCAATTCATTAAATATTATGCACTAACTTGCATGGGAGTTTCACACTTTTTCTGTGATGGATTCAATCTGTTCCCTCAGTCCCTTCACTCTGCTTTCAAATGCAAGCAGCCACTGCTCCATTACATGTCGGTGACACACAAGTCAGACCAAAGGGACATAACGGGTCAAACACTGACGTTAATGGGAGCAGCACAAAGTCCAGAGAGGTTGAACACACATAGTAAAGGCcagaaaaatttgaaaaagcTTTGATGAAAATAAGGAGATGTATAACCACGTTCTATGGAGCTACTTTTATAGAGCATTTACTGTGCTATTCAATAATTTAAATGTGTGGAGGGGGAACACTAGTTGACATAGCAACTGTCACACCACATTACTTGAGCAACCTTATCTATATGGATGcctttcttgaaggaaaaacatttctccaCATTTCACACAAACATATGTACTTAGCTTTTTGTTATCATTTTTTAAGTCAACATCTGGTCCACAGCTTAATCCATCTATGCTTGCCCgtattctcattttcattttatagttAACTTGTGGAATACGATTTCAAATGCAAACATGCTTTGTGAAGGCACACGTTCCTTCACTTTTGCTTCCTCGTCTTATCGTTCTTTCCAAGAGATCAGGTTTCATTCACCTGATCATAAGAGACCAAGTTAATTACCAATCAGCAAGTGGCACACATCACCTGCACGCTGCGATTCATGATTAACACGATCTTGCTTCTGCAGAACTAAGTGAAATGGCTAAGTCCAACACACTTCAGCTCACAACTAACAGGGCATATACACGCTCAGTTGTGCAGCTAGCCCTGTAAGCACTGGTTTGCTAAACTTCAGTACTTTGATCAGTTGCGAGACAAAAATATTCGTGGCGCTGCAAGAATCTGATACCCTGTGAAACACGCAATTCCATATCACTGTGAGTATTTGGAAAGTGTAACTGAACAATAACAGACTGAATTAGGCACTAAACACAATGCAGTTGTGATTATGAAATGTATTCCTTTGATATGCAAACACGGACTCCTTCCCAACCTCGGTCTGGGTTATCACCTAGAAGGTAAAAATACACTGGCCAAATGTTCCCACACTGGTGTATAattattcaaatgaaatgtgCACAGCAGGACTTCACAGAGTAAAGCCAgagtaaagcagaaaaaataaagtaacatCTAAAAGTTCTGCTGAAGCTGTCTTTCCCTTAATTTTGGAAGTAATTCAGACTGATGGCACACTACAAATTACAGAGATTGCTGATGTTAGATTTACACCTTGAAATAGTGAATTACCCCAACAAGCATTTCCATGCAGCCGAGCTCAGGTCAGCTCTTATAATAGAACATGCTCAGACATACTACACTGAACTGCATTCTGCAGCGCTGACATACACTGAATAGCTGTCTGTCCCAGTTCCCTATCTTTAAAATGGAATAAgagcatctctctctctctccctctctctctctctctccctctctctctctcagtcttatcaaaataaatacattaaagcTTAGGAGGCATGGAGGTGCTGCAGTAATGGCAGCTATTCAAGTATCTAAGATAGATATCTTTCCTGCAAccaattacattttcttctacaaTTCAAGTTTTACCCAATGATTTGTTGCAAATGTCTTGTGATAAATGTTCCATGGCAGCTAGCAGTTATTGTAAATTATTATATACAGCGCACAGAAAGTGCCACAATAGGATATGTTTATTTAGTGTTATAAAGATGTTAATCACCCATGTTATGCTCTGTAAGCCCTTACAACACAATTTACATTCTCATAAAAATATCTGTACAAATATACTAACGGAATACTCAGCCCAtcacaaataaattaaaaatgctcCCAACCAAGACCAAGTCCTTTAGAAAAGCTGccacttgttttctctttgaaatacgCAGGTCATTTCAGATATATTACATACCAATTCTGGATAACCTATCTGATCATGATGATCGGATATAAATCTCAGAGCTGGATTCAATCCCTCTTTAACCTATGCCCAAGAATTAAACGTCATCAAACTATAAAGCTCTTCACTGTCAAACCTGTAGATAGGCTGttaaattctgtatttgttaAGAATCTAAATTATTAGATTtagaattttaaacaaatgattAGATCGATGGTACTTACTCTCAGACCTGTGGAAATAAttgttgaaaataattatattatagAGGATATTACTTCATAAACACTATGTCTGTCATTTTTATCTCTGCAATACTGATCCATTAGTCTCCACTATGGATTTGATTTGCTATTTGggaaaatcttttcttctctgcttctctgtgtaCACATCTAATTAATACACGTTGTTCCTATTACTATTATCCAATTGAAGACCTGTGCTAAATGCAttgctttcagctgcatttatttagcagttatttattttcacatagtCATTACATACCCCCATTCCTCCTATGCAGTCTAAACTAAATGCTGCTTTCAACCCCATTCCTTTGAACATGAGTCCACAGGTATGCACAGCTGCACTCACTGCAAGTTTGGCCTCTGGTGTAGGCACCTCTCTCCTTTATCACACCAGTGCCTatctctcttcagaaaaaaaatgttaatggaaTATATAAATTAATGTCGGGAATGCACTTCTCTCTCAGTAGTTTTAGAGGGACCAAAATGTCTTTTGACTACACTTTTATCTTAGAAAGGTCTCCCACGTTCAACTATGTGAATCACAGCCCATTAGTGAACCTCCAATTGAAAGCGTATGTAAAAGGAGCTGGAAAACTTTGCAGAGTTCAACTCTAACCATAGataattttaatctgttttttgttcttatGAAGAAATTTCCTGATTACTTGACTTGGACTGAACAGTAGTTACACTAACAGTACCTGTTCTAGGAGTACAGGATCATTATCTGACACTCtttaaaactgaacacagactGCTAAACTTATTTGCCTTTCCTCTGTtgtattattaaaaacagaggcTGTAAAAGCCTTTTAGGCATAATTTATAGGTtatcctttcagaaaaaaatatatatgtttttagtGACAAATGTCATTACTTTGCTGCAACATGTGGGAGCTGAAAGTTTAAGAGATTACAGAATCAAAGCTTCATGACTCCTGGATTCCCTTATCTAAGTGACACAATGGGACAATGCTTCGGTTCACGTCTTTGTTGTAGTTGCTCCAAAAATTGTGCAACCCTGACTGCAGTAAGCAAAAGCTTAGATACAGTTACTGTTCATTTCTTAAGAACCTGTTGATATTCTAAGCAGTGACTCATGAGACAGAAGCATCAGGAAGCACATGCCGAGTTCTACTGCCTGCAGTACACTTGTGGCGCATCTCTGTCAGGCTGACATTTGGCTAGAATAGGAAAACACCAGCACTACCAGTAGTAAGCAATGCAAAGTTGGTAGAGTTTAAAGGAAAACTTGATAGAACTGCCAAATAAAATGGATTTAACTCAATTCCTGAGCACAGTTTCACCCCAAATTTACCCTTCAAACACCAGTACTCAGAAGGCAACTAAACACAGAACTGAAGATTATACCACAAAAGAAAACCAGTATGAATAAGACTCAGTAAGATCTGATACAATTTTGGCCTTACAGTTCTTATAGAGGGCCTaaagaaaagagggagattCTTCAACAGGGAGTgcagtgataggagaaggggaaatgattttaaactaaaggagatTAGACATTGGTAAGAAATTACTTTGAGGACAGTGAGAcatggaatgggttgcccacagaagctgtggatgcaTCATTCCTGGAGGTGACTGGTTCTAGGCTGtatggggctttgggcaacctgatccatCAAGAGGCGGCCCTAcccatggcaggagggctgtaactagatgatctcgaatgtcccttccaacccaatcattctatgattgtagGATTCATATATATTGTTCTTGCTTAAGCATTTCAGAATTCTATCCAAAGTATAATACATTAAATTTCACATCATTCTAAATTAGAAAACTATTATCCCATttaacaaattcagaaaaaataagagatttaTCCAAGGTCATTTTTCAACTATCAGCAGAGCAATGCATAGAATTTGAAAGCCCTCAATGTCAGATCTCCCTTCCACTTAGTAGCCTGCCAAAACAAATCCCTGACAGGTAACGGGAATCTGCCtcatattcaaaacaaaatcccaaaTATTTAAGTATGTAAACCAGCAGTCcatcttaaaaataacagaaagtgCAACTattcaaatttcaaaatatttttaccaaTTCTAACCTGTCTCTTTATCCTGTGGATCAGTTAACAGCAACATTTTGCAAGCAGGACTATTTCGGTAGAGGGGGACAAAACACACACAGGAATCTTCAAGTTTAacctaaaaaacaaacaagccctGTAGCTGTTTGTACTGCAAAGCTGGCAAGAAACACTTCATGGATTAGATGCACTTCCAGTATGTTTTACTAACATGCACAGTATATGCTTAGCACAACACCCTCTCAGTCCTCAACTTCAAAATGGAAAGTGATACATATGTAACAGTCTAGTATTATCAGTAAGCAATTTAAAAGGAATTAGTTATCAAAGTTAGTGAAAAACTTAATATTGACTTACTACAACTAGCACATAACAGGGCTTTGAACACTGTTGCATGTGGACAAATGGTATTACAAAAGACCAGACACATTTGTATCAACTGAAAACAAGCACAACTTGCACTTCTTACAGCACAGTCCAGCTGAGTACTTGCGGTGCTTTGCAAGCAATGAATTAAGCCTCGGGGCATAGGGAGTATCAAAGCGTTAGGGCAGCGCCTGGGCAGTTTATCTGTGAGGCACAGGGAGGGGAGATAAACTGGCACAAGGTGGTTATGTTGCAGGGAAAGCTCAAATCAAAATGCAGCTTTCAACCTCTCATTCTTAGACTAAACTTTTAACTGATGagacacaaacacaaaattactGTGCTCAAACAGCTCTATATGCTTAGAGATGACGATTTCCATATGAATATTGTAAATGCTCTCTTGGAAGTTTAGGTACAGGCAAAAAGCGTGCATAATTTAGCACAGTATGTACTGTACTTTCAAAAATCTGGTCCATTGTGTATGTGTGGGTGTGCCTCTCTCTCTAATTGCACCCATTTGTCAGTTTGCTATGAAACTCAAATCAGTCATGTGATACATTTAATATTACTTGGTGCATGAAAGGAGTAGTATGAATATGGATTACCCAAGATAACAACTTTAAGATGAAACCAGTGTTCATTAGTTTGTTGGCAGCAGAACCCTGGGATCATCTGTGCAAACATTGgactcttggaaaaaaaatctgagaactCCCTGAAATCTGTATTCATGAGCTTCCTGCAATCTCACTCTGTTCTGGCcattttcagcctttccttgcaTGCTAGAGATATAACAGCATGGGTATCACCATGGCACCTGAGAGTACTATTGTGATGAAAAGGACACTACTATATCCAATACTGCTATGattgctattttgttttgtaatgtaATGTGCACTTCTCATAGGTGCTAATAATATTAGGATGAGCCAAGTAtagctttctctttttgaacTGACAGTGCTCTTCCATCATGACTTGCAATAATCCTTGGTATTTGTGTACTGAATGACTGCCCAAAGATCACGACATATCAAAAAGAAGTTCTGTGACCTGAGCAAGTAGGCTGACAGACACTAATTATGCATGGTTACTGGTCCTGCCACTCAAAACCTGCTTTAATTCAGATGCACATcgaaaagaaaaaggaaaagaaaaaaaaagatgctaacTACAGTCAATTATTTAAACACCAAAATCCTTATCCTT
Protein-coding regions in this window:
- the FAM169B gene encoding protein FAM169B isoform X2 codes for the protein MVKLEDSCVCFVPLYRNSPACKMLLLTDPQDKETVLALYVNQRWWPVEDVVKTADPSRDGLISVQTFGERIVLFVLNYIIFGMPEGNSSNGTFFLPHSATECAKILWRNGEAVAFYSVKMKGSLCDGTTSQCYLLPVLDTIFVQRKYRRGGLGMKMLRDFCQSFKAEDALGISCPISAAMYQVCQKFLQTYPEEQKRLWEVEAPGDWSQRVNIWLKIQMESSLSGRDGIHY